In Lates calcarifer isolate ASB-BC8 linkage group LG23, TLL_Latcal_v3, whole genome shotgun sequence, a single genomic region encodes these proteins:
- the hpdl gene encoding 4-hydroxyphenylpyruvate dioxygenase-like protein — protein MAAYLSRLHHISLHVSNVEKIANDLVSKFKFDLFATRLTDRSRQLAFRKGAAVFIVNERPNQSSVRLNEELLGITDRYSGDSRRVNVGKYNKDNSAKCLYDVSTYYPVDTVSNVCFEVEDVERSFRALRHLGCNFLVPPTTVQDEAGLVTYSVVKSIVGNVCHTLIDRTKYEGIFLPGFDVVEKDCSLEEEDTSCPITHFDHITYACPRKTTHQVMRWYEQLFGFQRFFIDSEEDVDEGFVVNQEGIGLRLTAMKYWKCSKAGVILPSVDKKEPDCKFVIAESLPEQGRNQVDTFLEQHRAPGIQHIGLYTKNIVSTAHTMAGAGVQFFSPPPAYYSEVGKQQEIEEAGHNPQMLAQHGILLDTDLHQDPLSQKASSENRRYLLQVFTKPIFAEDTFFLELIERRGATGFGEGNIRALWRSVQAYMESERRDSQGEGSPKTVHTAQY, from the exons ATGGCAGCTTACTTGAGCCGGTTACACCACATCTCGCTCCACGTTTCTAACGTGGAGAAAATAGCTAACGACCTTGTCTCTAAGTTCAAGTTTGATTTGTTTGCTACCAGATTGACCGACAGGTCCAGGCAGCTGGCTTTCAGAAAAGGAGCGGCAGTTTTCATCGTGAACgagagaccaaaccagagcagTGTGAGATTGAATGAAGAGCTGCTGGGCATCACAGACAGATATTCGGGTGATTCACGGCGGGTCAACGTGGGGAAATACAACAAGGATAATTCTGCAAAGTGTCTCTACGATGTCAGCACATACTACCCGGTGGATACTGTGAGCAACGTGTGTTTCGAGGTGGAGGATGTGGAAAGGTCATTCAGGGCTCTTCGCCATCTGGGCTGCAACTTCCTGGTGCCTCCCACTACAGTTCAGGACGAGGCTGGTCTCGTCACCTACTCGGTGGTTAAATCCATTGTGGGGAATGTGTGCCACACACTCATTGACAGGACAAAATATGAGGGGATCTTCTTGCCTGGGTTTGATGTCGTGGAAAAGGACTGCAGCTTGGAGGAAGAGGACACCTCTTGTCCAATCACACATTTTGATCACATCACTTACGCCTGCCCCAGGAAAACAACCCACCAGGTCATGAGGTGGTACGAGCAGCTCTTTGGTTTTCAGAGGTTTTTCATCGATAG TGAAGAAGATGTGGACGAAGGTTTTGTCGTAAATCAGGAAGGCATTGGGCTGCGTCTAACTGCCATGAAGTACTGGAAATGCAGCAAAGCAGGTGTCATTCTTCCCTCTGTGGACAAAAAAGAGCCTGACTGCAAGTTTGTCATTGCAGAATCGCTGCCTGAACAAG GCAGGAACCAGGTTGACACCTTCCTGGAGCAGCACAGGGCCCCAGGGATCCAGCACATCGGGCTGTacacaaaaaatattgtttctACTGCACACACAATGGCTGGAGCTGGTGTACagtttttctcccctcctcctgcctACTACTCTGAG GTGggaaaacagcaggaaatagAGGAGGCAGGACACAACCCCCAGATGCTGGCACAGCATGGCATTCTCCTGGACACAGACCTACACCAGGATCCTTTATCACAGAAAGCATCCAGTGAAAACAGGAG ATACCTTCTCCAGGTGTTCACCAAGCCCATCTTCGCAGAGGACACCTTCTTCCTCGAGCTGATCGAGCGAAGGGGGGCGACGGGTTTTGGCGAGGGAAACATCAGAGCGCTGTGGAGGTCGGTGCAGGCCTACATGGAGAGCGAGAGGCGGGATTCTCAAGGAGAGGGATCCCCAAAAACTGTTCACACTGCTCAATACTAG